One genomic segment of uncultured Ilyobacter sp. includes these proteins:
- a CDS encoding nucleotidyltransferase domain-containing protein, which translates to MSPSIVGSIMEALEKIDKDFVYIFGSVAKGIENENSDIDIAFYSQNNYDPFEIFMLAQNIGKALKREVDLIQLKNSSTVFQKEVVENGILIYEKDTLEREKFEILVLKKYARLNEERREIIKDYGVDL; encoded by the coding sequence ATGTCACCAAGTATTGTTGGCTCAATAATGGAGGCTTTGGAAAAAATAGATAAAGATTTTGTATACATCTTCGGGTCTGTAGCAAAGGGAATAGAAAATGAAAACAGTGACATAGACATCGCCTTTTATTCTCAAAACAATTACGACCCTTTTGAAATTTTTATGTTGGCCCAGAATATAGGAAAAGCATTGAAAAGGGAGGTAGACCTTATTCAACTAAAAAATTCTTCAACAGTTTTTCAAAAGGAAGTTGTGGAAAACGGAATACTGATTTATGAAAAAGACACTTTGGAGAGGGAAAAATTTGAGATACTGGTACTTAAAAAGTATGCGAGGCTCAATGAGGAGAGAAGGGAAATAATAAAAGATTACGGAGTTGACCTATGA
- a CDS encoding DUF86 domain-containing protein, with amino-acid sequence MIDDIIINKSETIKRCIKRINEEYEDNPENLNEYRRQDSIILNIQRLCEACIDIATHIIRKKKLGVPQSSKDSFQLLEDNNIISKELSSRLQGMVGFRNVAVHDYQALNLSIVEKVIEDYIYDGIKLCKEIIKDQK; translated from the coding sequence ATGATAGATGATATTATTATAAACAAAAGCGAGACAATAAAAAGGTGTATAAAAAGAATCAACGAGGAATATGAAGACAATCCTGAAAACCTCAATGAATACAGAAGGCAGGACTCGATAATTCTCAACATACAAAGGCTTTGTGAGGCATGTATCGACATAGCCACACATATAATAAGGAAGAAAAAACTTGGCGTTCCTCAGAGCAGCAAGGACAGTTTTCAGCTGCTTGAAGATAACAATATCATCTCCAAAGAACTCAGTAGTAGGCTACAGGGAATGGTTGGATTTAGAAATGTGGCAGTGCATGACTACCAGGCTCTTAACTTATCCATTGTGGAAAAAGTGATAGAAGACTACATCTATGACGGAATTAAACTCTGCAAAGAAATAATAAAAGATCAAAAATAA
- a CDS encoding fumarate hydratase, whose amino-acid sequence MKELDLAKVTEEVARLCIEANYFIGKDVMDKLQEALNKEESPVGKNILEQIIKNDGIAANDQVPMCQDTGLVVVFLEIGTEVKINGDIYDAVNAGVRKGYKDGYLRNSVVQSPINRVNTKDNTPAVIHTKLIPGSDKVKIIVAPKGGGSENMSYVKMLAPAAGIEGIKKVIIEAIKAGGGNPCPPIVVGVGLGGTFEKAALLAKEALLRELDDKSPIPENAKLEDELLELINNTGVGPLGLGGKVTALTVKVNTYPCHIAALPVAVNINCHAARHKEVIL is encoded by the coding sequence GTGAAAGAACTTGATTTGGCAAAAGTGACGGAAGAAGTGGCAAGACTCTGTATAGAGGCTAACTACTTTATCGGAAAAGATGTAATGGACAAGCTTCAGGAGGCTCTGAATAAGGAGGAATCTCCTGTAGGGAAAAACATATTAGAGCAGATAATAAAAAATGATGGTATCGCCGCCAACGACCAGGTTCCTATGTGCCAGGATACAGGTCTTGTGGTGGTGTTCCTAGAGATAGGAACAGAGGTAAAAATTAACGGAGATATCTATGATGCTGTAAACGCAGGTGTCAGAAAAGGATATAAAGATGGATACTTGAGAAATTCTGTTGTGCAGAGCCCTATTAACAGAGTAAATACCAAAGACAATACTCCAGCAGTAATACACACAAAACTAATACCTGGATCAGATAAAGTAAAAATTATAGTTGCACCTAAAGGTGGAGGAAGTGAAAATATGAGTTATGTAAAAATGCTCGCTCCTGCCGCAGGTATCGAAGGTATAAAAAAAGTGATAATAGAAGCAATAAAAGCTGGTGGAGGAAATCCATGCCCTCCGATCGTAGTAGGAGTAGGTCTAGGAGGAACTTTTGAAAAAGCTGCACTTCTTGCTAAAGAGGCCTTATTAAGAGAACTTGATGATAAGAGCCCAATACCTGAAAATGCAAAATTAGAAGATGAGCTTCTTGAGCTTATAAACAATACTGGAGTGGGACCATTAGGACTTGGAGGAAAGGTGACTGCTCTTACAGTAAAAGTAAACACTTATCCTTGTCATATTGCGGCACTGCCTGTGGCTGTAAATATAAACTGCCATGCAGCCAGACATAAAGAAGTAATACTATAA
- a CDS encoding Fe-S-containing hydro-lyase, giving the protein MIKLTTPLTAEVTEKLKAGDIVQITGTIYTARDAAHARLVKLIEEGKELPFDLEGQIIYYVGPTPAKPGNPIGSAGPTTSYRMDPYAPLLLDKGLKGMIGKGGRSKEVRDACVRNKGIYFAATGGAAALIAKCIKKAEVIAYEDLGAEAIRKMEVVDFPAIVINDVNGNDQYETGQAEYRK; this is encoded by the coding sequence ATGATAAAGTTAACAACACCTTTAACAGCAGAAGTTACAGAAAAATTAAAAGCAGGGGATATAGTACAGATCACAGGAACGATATATACTGCAAGAGACGCTGCACATGCAAGACTTGTAAAATTAATCGAAGAGGGGAAAGAGCTGCCTTTCGATCTAGAAGGACAAATTATATATTATGTGGGACCTACTCCTGCAAAACCTGGTAATCCAATAGGAAGTGCCGGACCTACTACGAGTTACAGAATGGATCCATATGCCCCTCTACTACTAGACAAAGGGTTGAAGGGAATGATAGGGAAGGGCGGAAGATCTAAAGAAGTAAGAGATGCCTGTGTAAGAAATAAGGGAATCTATTTTGCAGCCACAGGTGGAGCGGCGGCTCTTATAGCCAAGTGTATCAAAAAAGCTGAGGTAATAGCATATGAAGACCTTGGAGCAGAGGCAATCAGAAAAATGGAAGTAGTAGATTTCCCTGCAATTGTAATAAATGATGTAAATGGAAATGACCAATACGAAACAGGACAAGCTGAATATAGAAAATAA
- a CDS encoding EAL domain-containing protein produces the protein MILLISKDKENTTRQIKILRALNYEVIHAHYYWEVIEFYKASNPIKLTLIDIDSVKNASDFIQDILDIKEIPFIYLTAEIKSSEIEGFQNNCCYGCIPKDASSFVLGFSISNALSLFKATKALKANEKRYKKAELLAGFGHWEMDLNKKIMFGSEGTEKIYGVENGPYQHAEIENMVLPEFREKKSEAFRNMIQKGLHYDVEFEIKNKKNGNIVSIHSVAEFDPQSNLVSGSIYDISKQKTAEAIIKKSGEDYRNLFENHHAVMLIIDPDTADIVHANLAASKFYGWSQNELTSMKITAINTLSKKEVYHEMQLAKNKGKKYFLFKHRLSNGKVRDVEVYSGPVTFGGKKRFLSIIHDVTKRKEAEKAIERLAYYDPLTNLPNRKMFIKNLGKLISNTSKKNSKFSLLYIDLDNFKNINDNYGHNIGDLFLKRVVRRLKNALGENSNISRLGGDEFTIILEEISDVKELSDIADKILSTLKQPFKINNKYNFISASIGISIFPDDGDSLKKLLNNSDTVMYQAKNDGKDCYCFFSEELNQVIKRKDDIKSELRIALKNNELDLYYQPKVDVSKNEIVGVEALTRWIRGGHNYLSPDEFIPVAEESGLIFELDKWVLITACKQINAWEKSGVKGQKIAVNISALHFKQCRILQTVKEVLNQIPVPPKSLEIEITETMFMKDIDEAISILNNLRSMGIEISVDDFGTGYSSLSYLKKLPINKVKIDKSFISDLTSENGNVVLTQGIIRMAELLNLQVIAEGVECKEHVDILSEYGCHFMQGYYFAKPMTVSKYEAFIKNWKI, from the coding sequence ATGATTCTATTAATATCTAAAGATAAGGAAAATACAACAAGACAGATTAAAATACTGAGAGCTTTGAATTACGAAGTTATCCATGCCCACTACTACTGGGAAGTAATTGAATTTTACAAAGCAAGCAACCCTATAAAACTTACACTAATTGACATAGATTCTGTAAAAAATGCCTCAGATTTTATTCAAGACATTTTAGATATCAAAGAGATTCCTTTTATATACCTGACTGCTGAAATAAAATCTTCCGAGATAGAAGGGTTTCAAAACAATTGCTGCTACGGATGCATTCCTAAAGATGCTAGCAGTTTTGTTTTAGGATTTTCAATATCAAACGCCCTTTCTTTATTCAAAGCAACAAAAGCTCTTAAGGCTAATGAAAAAAGATACAAAAAAGCTGAATTGCTCGCAGGGTTTGGCCACTGGGAAATGGACCTAAATAAAAAAATCATGTTCGGTTCTGAGGGTACAGAAAAAATATACGGAGTCGAGAACGGCCCTTATCAGCATGCTGAAATTGAAAATATGGTGCTTCCAGAATTTAGAGAAAAAAAGAGTGAAGCTTTCAGAAATATGATTCAAAAGGGATTGCATTATGATGTGGAATTCGAAATAAAAAACAAAAAAAATGGTAATATTGTATCAATTCACTCTGTAGCCGAATTCGACCCACAAAGCAATCTTGTTTCCGGGTCGATCTATGACATATCAAAACAAAAGACGGCAGAAGCTATTATAAAAAAGAGTGGAGAAGATTATAGAAACCTCTTTGAAAATCACCACGCTGTAATGCTAATAATAGATCCAGATACAGCAGACATCGTGCACGCTAATCTTGCTGCAAGCAAATTTTACGGTTGGAGTCAAAATGAGCTGACCAGCATGAAAATAACAGCTATAAACACCTTGAGTAAAAAAGAGGTCTATCACGAAATGCAGTTGGCTAAAAATAAAGGGAAAAAGTACTTTTTATTTAAGCACAGACTATCAAACGGGAAAGTCAGGGATGTAGAAGTGTACTCTGGGCCTGTTACTTTTGGAGGCAAAAAAAGATTCCTATCAATTATACATGATGTTACAAAACGTAAAGAAGCCGAAAAAGCCATAGAACGCCTAGCTTACTATGACCCCCTGACAAATTTGCCAAATCGTAAAATGTTCATCAAAAATCTTGGTAAATTAATTTCAAACACATCCAAGAAGAACTCAAAATTCTCTTTGCTCTACATAGACCTCGACAACTTTAAAAACATAAACGATAATTACGGACATAACATAGGGGACCTGTTCTTAAAAAGGGTGGTAAGGCGTCTGAAAAACGCTCTTGGAGAAAACAGTAATATTTCCCGTTTGGGTGGAGACGAGTTTACTATTATCCTAGAAGAAATTTCAGATGTTAAGGAGTTATCGGATATAGCCGATAAAATTTTATCAACCTTGAAGCAACCCTTTAAAATCAATAATAAGTACAATTTTATTTCAGCAAGCATTGGAATTTCTATCTTTCCAGATGATGGTGATAGTCTGAAAAAACTTTTAAACAATTCAGATACTGTAATGTATCAGGCAAAAAACGATGGAAAAGATTGCTACTGCTTTTTCTCGGAAGAGCTTAATCAGGTTATAAAACGAAAAGATGATATAAAATCTGAACTTCGAATAGCTCTTAAAAATAATGAATTAGACCTATACTATCAACCCAAAGTTGACGTATCCAAAAATGAAATAGTAGGGGTTGAGGCTCTTACACGTTGGATTCGTGGTGGTCATAACTACCTGTCTCCAGATGAATTCATTCCTGTAGCAGAAGAATCCGGACTGATATTTGAATTGGATAAATGGGTGCTGATAACAGCATGTAAGCAAATAAATGCGTGGGAAAAATCAGGAGTCAAAGGACAGAAAATTGCAGTAAACATATCTGCATTGCATTTTAAGCAATGTAGGATACTGCAAACTGTAAAAGAAGTTTTGAACCAAATTCCAGTTCCTCCTAAATCCCTAGAAATTGAGATTACAGAAACTATGTTCATGAAGGACATAGATGAAGCTATTTCTATTCTTAATAACCTAAGGTCTATGGGAATAGAGATCTCAGTTGACGACTTTGGAACTGGCTACTCCTCACTTAGTTACCTTAAAAAGCTACCCATAAATAAGGTTAAGATAGACAAAAGTTTTATATCTGACCTCACTAGCGAGAACGGGAATGTTGTACTTACCCAAGGAATTATTAGGATGGCGGAGTTACTCAACTTGCAGGTTATTGCCGAAGGAGTAGAGTGTAAAGAGCATGTAGATATTCTTTCTGAATATGGCTGCCACTTTATGCAGGGATATTATTTCGCAAAGCCAATGACAGTAAGTAAATACGAAGCCTTTATTAAAAATTGGAAAATTTAA